The following proteins come from a genomic window of Nostoc sp. ATCC 53789:
- a CDS encoding adenylate/guanylate cyclase domain-containing protein has product MSVYQGSYGETTDLIIGVHNQENLELPTNSAPVGALATRKGNFSTFLAPLTQDTFKQVVQDVEQKLQIVHQTLSMLDSQGFETLLQEMLHSITLKTGELLGADRTTIFLLDEEKQELWSILAEGEGDRSLEIRIPANKGIAGEVATFKQVINIPFDFYNDPRSHFAQEQEKRTGYRTYTMLALPLLNEHGQLVAVVQLLNKLKSGNNHAAPLAERVDTKGFLSADEQLFQEFAPSIRLILESSRSFYVATQKQRAVAALMKAIKSLSQSSLDLEDTLKRVMDEAKELMNADRSTLWLIDHERHQLWTKITQDDGSTKELRVPVGKGFAGIVAASGKKLNIAFDLYDDPDSDTAKQLDQQNGYRTCSLLCMPVFNADQQLIGVTQLVNKKKTGDFPAYNPADWPKAPDCFQASFDRNDEEFMEAFNIQAGVALQNAQLFATVKQQEQMQRDILRSLSNGVVSTDKTGLIIAANESAQRLLGLGVDERLEGKLVNDVIGIKEGDFSKWYQDALHAVDLKGRQQYYPDRTLLTTGTEQHSINLSINTIADASDNEQVRGALVVMEDISDEKRLKSTMYRYMTQELAEELLKLDDAKLGGDRKEVSILFSDIRGYTTLTENLEAEEVVSMLNEYFESMVEAVFKHKGTLDKYIGDAIMAVFGSPLALEEHAWMAVQTSLEMRVRLHEFNQRRYVDDKPRIKIGIGINSDTVISGNIGSSKRMEFTAIGDGVNLGSRLESVSKQYGCDIIISHNTFKPCQDNIWARELDYIRVKGRNEPVAIYELLGLRSNPIESEKLQVIEHYHKGREYYLKRDFNRARAEFALVLAADNQDKAAMLHLLRCQHWLQSPPTESDWDEGVWTFQEK; this is encoded by the coding sequence ATGTCAGTGTATCAAGGAAGTTATGGGGAAACCACCGATTTGATTATTGGTGTTCACAACCAAGAAAACCTCGAATTACCAACAAATTCTGCTCCTGTCGGCGCTCTTGCCACAAGGAAAGGAAATTTTTCTACGTTTCTTGCTCCCCTGACTCAGGATACTTTTAAGCAGGTCGTTCAGGATGTCGAGCAAAAATTACAGATTGTCCATCAAACCCTATCAATGCTGGATTCTCAGGGGTTTGAAACTCTTCTGCAAGAAATGTTGCATTCGATTACCCTGAAAACCGGGGAATTACTGGGAGCAGACCGGACAACGATATTTTTATTGGATGAAGAAAAACAAGAACTCTGGTCGATTTTAGCTGAGGGGGAAGGCGATCGCTCTTTAGAAATTCGTATCCCCGCCAATAAAGGAATTGCTGGGGAAGTCGCTACTTTCAAACAAGTTATCAATATTCCCTTTGATTTTTATAACGATCCGCGATCGCATTTTGCCCAAGAACAAGAAAAAAGAACTGGCTACCGCACCTACACCATGTTGGCTTTGCCACTGTTAAATGAACATGGGCAGTTAGTTGCAGTAGTACAATTACTGAATAAATTAAAATCTGGCAATAATCACGCCGCTCCCCTTGCAGAGCGCGTTGATACCAAAGGTTTTCTCTCTGCTGACGAACAATTATTTCAAGAATTTGCCCCTTCAATTCGCCTAATTTTAGAATCCTCGCGCTCTTTTTATGTCGCCACCCAAAAACAAAGAGCAGTGGCGGCGCTAATGAAGGCCATCAAGTCTCTCTCTCAAAGCAGTCTCGACTTAGAAGACACCCTGAAGCGGGTGATGGATGAAGCCAAGGAACTGATGAATGCCGATCGCAGTACACTATGGTTAATAGACCACGAACGTCATCAATTATGGACGAAAATCACTCAGGATGATGGTTCAACTAAAGAATTACGAGTCCCTGTAGGTAAAGGCTTTGCGGGTATAGTAGCGGCTTCTGGCAAGAAACTGAATATTGCCTTTGATTTGTACGACGATCCTGATTCTGATACAGCCAAACAACTCGATCAGCAAAATGGCTATCGCACTTGTAGCTTACTTTGTATGCCAGTATTTAACGCCGATCAACAACTGATTGGCGTTACCCAACTCGTAAATAAAAAGAAAACTGGTGATTTTCCCGCTTATAATCCAGCTGATTGGCCCAAAGCTCCCGACTGCTTCCAAGCTAGCTTTGACCGCAACGATGAAGAATTTATGGAAGCTTTTAATATTCAAGCCGGAGTAGCGCTGCAAAATGCCCAGTTGTTTGCCACAGTCAAGCAACAAGAACAAATGCAACGAGATATTCTGCGTAGTCTTTCCAATGGAGTGGTTTCCACTGATAAAACTGGCTTAATTATCGCCGCGAATGAAAGCGCTCAACGTTTGCTAGGACTGGGAGTAGATGAACGTTTAGAAGGTAAATTAGTTAATGATGTCATTGGTATCAAAGAAGGCGACTTCAGTAAGTGGTATCAAGATGCTTTACATGCAGTTGACTTAAAAGGCCGCCAGCAGTATTACCCCGATCGCACACTCCTAACAACTGGTACAGAGCAGCACAGTATTAATTTATCCATTAACACAATTGCCGATGCCAGCGACAACGAGCAAGTCCGGGGAGCGCTGGTGGTGATGGAAGATATCAGTGATGAGAAGCGGCTCAAAAGTACTATGTACCGCTACATGACCCAGGAATTAGCAGAAGAACTGCTGAAATTAGATGATGCTAAACTTGGAGGCGATCGCAAAGAAGTTTCGATTTTATTTTCTGATATTCGCGGCTACACCACTTTAACGGAAAACTTGGAAGCAGAAGAAGTGGTAAGTATGCTCAATGAATATTTTGAATCAATGGTGGAGGCAGTCTTTAAACATAAAGGCACGCTTGACAAATACATCGGCGATGCGATTATGGCTGTGTTTGGTTCTCCTCTGGCATTAGAAGAACACGCTTGGATGGCAGTGCAAACATCCTTAGAAATGCGCGTTCGCCTGCACGAATTTAATCAACGTCGCTATGTAGATGATAAGCCCAGAATTAAAATCGGCATTGGTATCAACTCAGATACCGTAATTAGTGGGAATATTGGCTCTAGTAAACGGATGGAATTTACCGCCATTGGTGATGGTGTTAATCTTGGCTCTCGATTAGAAAGCGTCAGCAAACAATATGGTTGCGACATTATTATTAGCCATAACACTTTTAAACCCTGCCAAGATAATATTTGGGCTAGGGAACTAGATTACATTCGTGTCAAAGGCAGAAATGAGCCAGTAGCTATATATGAATTACTGGGTTTACGTTCCAACCCGATTGAAAGCGAAAAATTGCAAGTGATTGAGCATTATCACAAAGGACGCGAGTATTATCTCAAACGCGATTTTAACCGTGCTAGGGCTGAATTTGCCCTAGTTTTAGCAGCAGATAACCAGGACAAAGCTGCTATGTTGCATCTTTTACGTTGTCAACATTGGTTACAATCACCTCCAACAGAGTCAGATTGGGATGAAGGTGTCTGGACATTTCAAGAGAAATAA